A stretch of DNA from Alicyclobacillus acidocaldarius subsp. acidocaldarius Tc-4-1:
CTGGCGAGAACTCGTCGAGAAGCTTCGCGCGTGAGGGCAACGGATGGCCCGAGCGGTGCAAGCGGATGAGCGACACATGGCACCTGACATCACGGGGCCGACGTCTGCAAAACCTCGGTCGCCGCGTGGCAGGACAGAGTCTCAGGCCGTGCCATCGGCGGGCACAAAGATTAAGGCCCCGCGACGGGCGGATTCAAAATGTGATCCGCAAACTCCCCCGCCATGGGAACGCCCGACTTCCGGATTTCCGCTGCGGCATGCTCGAAGTCGTAGAGCGTCTCTCGGAGTTCGATCTCGGTGCCGATGAGCGCCCAGCACGCGCCCCGCGCTGCGCTCGGAAGGCCGACGCTGCCCGGGTTCACGATGCGCTTGCCCGCCACCATCCGGTCAAACTGGATGTGCGTGTGCCCACAGACGATGATGGGCTCGCACACATGGGCCACCATCGGCAAGATCTCCGCTTCTGGCGTGTCCCGCCGAATGGCCTCCTCGTCACTTCTCGGCGATCCGTGGACGAAGAGCACGTCGCCGAGCCCCTCCACATGAAGCGTCACATGACTCTTCTGACTGAGCAAGAACGCGCGTTGATCCGGCGTGAGCTGGTCATGACACCACGCGTTCACGTCCGCTATCCAGCCTCGCACGCCTTGCTCCACGCCGCGGCGCTCGGCGACCTCCCGGTCGGTGTTGCCGCGGACGAAAGACACGGGGGCCGTCGAGCGCCATCACCCGCTCCAGCACCTTCCGGGGCTGCGGGCCAAAGGCGAGATCGCCCCCAAACACCAACGCGTCCGCGCCGGCGCGCCCGACCTCTTGGAGCACCGCGTCCAAGGCAGCCAGGTTCCCGTGGATGTCATACAAAGCATTTGACGCATGCAACGCACCCCTGTTATGATGGAATAAATCTTATAAAACAAATCTTCATAGTTTGTTTTGCGCGACAGATTGGCGCCATTGAACACCGGGAGGGATCACGTCCGTGGAACAGGAGAACAACTGGTCGATCGAAACCATTGCGGTTCACGGAGGACAGCAGGTTGACCCTGCCACGCTGGCCCGCGCAGTGCCGCTGTACCAAACCACATCTTACGTCTTCCAGGACCCAGATCACGCCGCTCGCCTCTTTGCTCTGCAGGAATTCGGGAACATCTATACGCGTATCATGAACCCCACGACGGACGTCTTTGAGCAGCGCGTCGCACAACTGGAGGGAGGTGTGGGCGCGCTGGCCGTCTCTTCGGGGCAAGCGGCCATCACGTACAGCATCCTGAACATCGCCGAGGCAGGAGACGAGATCGTTTCGTCAACGAGCCTGTATGGCGGAACGTACAATCTCTTCGCGCACACTTTGCCAAAACTAGGTATCCACGTGCGGTTTGTGGCCCCGGACGATCTCGAGGACTTTCGACGGGCGCTGACACAGCGAACCAAGGCGATCTACGTGGAGACGATTGGCAACCCAAAGGGCGACATCCCCGACCTCGAGGCCATCGCAGACCTTGCCCATGAACACGGCCTTCCATTGATTGTCGACAACACCTTTGCAACGCCGTACCTCTGCCGGCCCATCGAGCACGGCGCGGACATTGTCATCCATTCTGCTACAAAGTTCATTGGCGGTCACGGGACCTCGATTGGGGGCGTGATGGTTGACAGCGGCAAATTCAACTGGACCTGAATCCGTGACAGGGCCGATGGAAAGAGGCTGATGTGTGTTCTCGCAAGCCCCTTCACTGCGATTTCACGGATGTACATTCAATTTTCTTAGGGATTGTGAATATCGGTTGGAGCCAGTGCGGCGAAAAGGCAGATGTCCCCCCTGGACTCGTGAATGGTTGGGTTCGGTTTCCATGTCAGGTCATATGCAGTGTCTTTGCTCGACACAGTTCACGTTACGCAAAGGCCAAGTACAATCGCCGAAATGCCGGGAGCCATCGATTCCCGTACCCCAATTTCAGCTTGGTCTGTCTGGCGTGTCGCACCATCTTCGCAGCCAGTGTCATCAGGTTCTGAATCACAGTCCGGATCCGGCGACGTTCTGCCTTTTTTCGTAGCGGCGCATCATTTCGCTTCAGACTCTCCTGGCCGATCACTCGCAGCAGATTGTACGCCACGCATACAAAGTGCAATACCAAGTTGTTCGTGGCGAATTTACCCGAGGGCAGCCGCTCGGCGTCCAGATCCGTCTTGATTTCGCTGTGGAACTGTTCCATCACGGCGTGGTCGTGATACAGGCGAATGATCACAGCCGGGTCATCCGGCAGTGAGGTCCAGTAGGCGCTGACCTCAATGTCCGGTACCAATAAGATTTGGCCGTCGGCCGTCATGGTCCGTTCGATAACTTCGAACACCATGCGAACTGGTTCGGATACACCCTTGACGGGACACATCAGCGAACCATGATATACCTTCTTGCCGGGACGAGGTTCATGACATGTCCCGTGTCGCTGGGCAATCACAAGCCAGGCCTCGGGGCTCTCCTTTCGCAAGTTGCGCTTGATGATGAACTCGGCCCTGCTGTCCTGGGAGCGACACACGGCGATGTTTTCTGCACTGTCATTGCCGGCATCCAGACGAACCAGAAGCGGGAGGTCCGTCACCTGCCTTGCATACTGAATACTCTCCCGCAGGAAAGTCGACGTGCCCTTTTGTACGTGGGTACTGCCTTCACGCAACTGGACATTGACCACGTAGCCCTCTTGGCCAAGGTAAGCAAAGATGGGAGCATATCCGTCGTGCCCCTTGTATGTACGGGACACGCCTTCCTTCTTCGTGCCGGAATTATCAAAGGGACTGACGTCGATATCCAGCGGGATGTAAGTTCGACGCTCTGCAGGCACGCCCAGTTCAATCGGATGCAGAGTTACATCGAGGGCTCTCAGGAGCCTTGCGGACTCTTCCCGGAGAATGGACTCCCAGCCGGATTTTCCGGCAACCATGTCCAAACGCTGGCGCAGCGTCGGGCTCGAAGGCACGTTGTCTACTTGCAGTGCGATCATGAAAAACTCGTCATCTCGAAACGCTTCGATGTGGTCGAAGTCGGTCTTGCCTTGGCAAAGCAGCCCGATGTATGAGTATGCCACGTCCCGGTTTGAAATATCCGGTTTGCCCATACCAGGCAGGCGGGTCTGATTCAACCGCTCGCCGATTCTGGTTTTATCAAGCAACACGCCGACAAGGGTCATTCCCGAATGCGTGACGATGACTTCATCGGATTCTTCAATGATGAAACGCAAGTGGTTCACCCCGATGGTGAAGAGGGATTGAATACAGCCGATATCCGAACTATCTCAATTCTACAGGACCAACCACGAGCGCTTCAGCAATTTTCGCACCTACTCGTCACGGATTCAGGATGGAGAGAAAGCGGAAGATTTCGGGGGGCTCACGGAGCCTGATCCGAGCTACCACGGCGTGGTCTACACGGAGGCATTCGGTGAATTGGCCTACATCCTGAAGGCTCGCGTTCAACTCCTGCGCGACATCGGGGCCTCACTGTCTCCGTTTAACGCATGGCTCTTTTTGCAAGGATTGGAGACCCTGCACCTCCGCATGGCCCGACACAGCGAGAACGCGTTGGCGGTGGCTCAGTTTTTGGAGCAACATCCAGTCGTCGAATCGGTGAGCTACCCAGGACTTGCGAGCCATCCTCATCATTCGCGTGCCCTGCGGTTCTTGCCCAAAGGGCAGGGCGCCATCCTAACGTTTGAAGTTCGGGGCGGCGTGGAGGCCGGGCGAAAGGTTATTCAATCGGTGCGCCTGTTCTCTCACCTCGCCAATGTCGGAGATTCCAAGTCTCTCATCATCCATCCCGCAAGCACGACGCACCAGCAATTGACGGAGGAAGAGCAGCGCGCAGCCGGTGTGACGCCTGGCATGATCCGGCTGTCGGTCGGTACCGAGCATATCGACGACATTCTGGAGGATCTGGATCACGCGCTGCGCCGCAGCCAAGCTTGAGTCCGAGGTGAAAGGCCCTGCAGTCGATGGCAGGGCCTTGTCGCGTTATCGCCAAACATTCGTTTGGGCGATCTTGCAGAAGATCATTGAAATCTGAGAGCTTGCCTTAACTACTGTCAAAGCCGCAACAGAGAGTCATCGAAATCAACAATGAATTGACATGCAGTCAGCCTAGTCATACAATTAAAAATAAGTAATAAAATCAGTAAACTTTGTTTTAGGGGGTGATGCAGATGTGTTCGTGTCCTTTTCATTACCATTTGAGAAGGAGGGGTCAACGTGTCCGTTCCACTGGACACCGAACAAAGAACGCTATTGCGAGCCACCCACGAGGATTGGTGGTCCGTCGCCCTCGGACTATTCCTTGTGATGATTGTGGCGCTCGCGTATTGGATTGGCGCACCGTTTGATGTACTTCAGACTTCGGTCCCCAAGTCCTGGCCCAGGGTGGATTTGGGATCTCAGTTTCATGAACACTGGCCGTCCTATGTTGTCACCTGGTTGATCCTACTCATTCTTACGTCGATCCCGGCTGTTCAAATGGGGGTATCGATGGGTCAATACGCAGCCGGCTTCACCGTGCTCTTCGCCGCCGCCACGTTCATTCTGATCCTTGGCAGTCAGCAGACCTTGAAGACCGATGGCTTGGAGTACCCTTTCTGGGCGCTCGTCATCGGAGTGGTGATTGGCAACTTAACCCGTCTCCCAAGTTTTGTGACGTCCGTCACCGCTCGGTCGGAGCTTTTCATCGAAACGTCCATTGTGCTGCTGGGAGCGAACTTACCATTTACAATCATCGCCAAGTCGGGGCTGAAGGGGTTCCTGGAGGCAGCCATCATCATCGCCGTTGGGTTCGCCGTTTCCCAAGTTCTTGGCTGTTGGATGAGGGTGGAAGACCGCTACCTGGCCGTGATCGGTGCGGGCGCCTCCGTGTGCGGCGTTTCCGCAGCGATTGCTGTGGGCAACAGTGTACGAGCGAAGCCGCGTCAAATTGGGTATGTGGTGTCACTCGTCGTTGTCTACGGTTTGATCCTCATCTTCGTTCTGCCCGCTCTTGTCCGAGGATTGCATCTTAACCCGACGGTTGGTGGAGCGTGGATTGGCGGTTCAGAACTCGCAGATGCTTCCGGTGCGGCAGCCGCACAGTTGGTCGGAGATGAGGCTGTTAAGAGCTTTTCTCTAGTCAAGCTAAGTCGCGACGTTCTGATTTCCCTCGTCTGCCTCGTGTTCGGAGCCATCGCATCCGCGGTCTGGGATCGGCGTGAAGGGTCTGCAACCAAACGGTCAAACCTCGCTGGGAAAAGTCGTTTGGGCCCGTTTTCCTCAATTCGTTCTGGCCTTCCTCTCTGCATCGCTATTGTCCACGTGGTGGCAAGCAACGTCGGGGAAATCGTTTGGCACGGACTTCACGAACAACTTAAACGCACTCCGCACGTGGCTTTTCACGCTCACGTTCCTCAGCATCGGGCTGAACACGCGCTTCCGCGACATGCGTGACGTAACAGGGAAGGCCGTTGCGGTATTCACCTGCACTGTGCTTGCCAACGTGATCGGTTGGTTACCTTCTGGCGACTCTGTTGTTCTAGCACCTGGGTTTGTTCGTCCATTTCGCCATGTTCCACTCCTCGATTCGGCAGGATGACGCGTCAACGCGAATCCTTTCACTTCTCCTTCCGAGTGAGCCCGGCCCCATGGGATCGAACAGGCTTTATCACGCACTTGTTGGCCCATTGTTCCCCATCAAATTGCACTTGACTTTCCCATACAACTGTGCGAATCTACAGACGGCAGGTAAAATGTTCATCTCCCACTGGCCGGAGCCCCATGCTCCGTTCCCCGAGCATCGGCACGGTGCTCACGTGAAGGTGGAACGTGCATGAAAAACCGGCATCGAATCCTCCATAGGACAACCTCGCATCCCAGTCTGCGCTTGTCGCGACGGGAGGGTGTTTGATGCGCTCTCGTCCGATACGCTCCGTGGCAGTTGTAGGCGCAGGCATGGGTGGCCTCACTGCGTCCCTTTATCTGGCTCAGCGCGGCCACGAAGTCTTTCTCCTCGAACGAGCGAAATACCCGGGCGGGACGGCCGGCTTCTACACAAAGCGCGGTATGGTGTATCCGACCGGCGCCACGCTGACATTCGGGCTTGAACCCGGAGGTCTGTTTGCGTCCATCCTGCAAGAGGTAGGCGTGCACCTTCCGCTCTACTCCGTGAACCACGTGATGGACGTCCGATTGCCGGATCGGAACGTTCCGGTGGTCGCGTCCAAAGCGGAATGGTTGGCAGCGCTGAAGACTTCTTTCCCCGAACGCGCCTCCCAAGTGGTCCGCTTCTGGCGCGCCGTGGAGAAGACGGCGCAAGCTGCCTATCTGTTTGCGAAGGCCCGAGCGGCACTGCCTGTTCAGGCTCGAGAAGACTTCCTGCACATTTTGGCCACGATGGCCGCGAACAAATCCATGCTCGGCTTCGGTGTCCAACGCCTGTGAGCGACCGTTGCCGACGCACTGCGAGAGTTCCATCTCGACGACTATGACCCGTTTCGCCTCTTCATCGATGCGCAGCTGTTCGACGCGGTCCAGACCACGAGCGAGTGGGCCGCATGGCTTCCGTCGTGTCTCGCGCTGGACATCTACCGATACGGCGTGTGGCTTCCTCAGGGCGGCGTGCCGGCCCTGGCGGCGGCCATGGCGGATCGGGCGCGCACGTTGGGTGTCCATGTGCTGTTTTCGAACACCGTGACCGACGCCACCTATTCCCACGCGTCGAAACAATGGTGCCTGAGGACGAATCGTGGACACGAATTATGTGTAGACGCCGTTGTCAACGCGACGGGAACGCGCGTGACGGCGCAGACCGACGAACCCGTGAGTGGGGACACCTCAGCATCGCAGGCGAGCGGAGCCCAGTGGGGCGCGGTTCGGGTCGACGCGCTGATGAGCGGACAGGGCGTTCAAGAAGTGTGGTTTCACCGGGATGACCTCCGTGCACCTTTCGCCATTCAAATCGCGGACGACGCTTGTGTGGACGCCCTTCATGAAGGGCCATGTGGTCCCCTTTACATCACGTTTCATCCGGGAGAGGCAGCGGAAGGCGACTCTGGCGCACCTACTGGCGATCACGCCATCCGCGTCACGGTCAGTGCCCATACAAGCCCTCATGACTGGCTGAACCTCCCGAAGGCGATGTATCACGAGCGCAAGCAGCGGTATTTGCAAGACATGTTCGAGCGCATCGACCGGCGTCTGCCTCACTTTTCGGAGCACATCGTCGCGTGCTCGATGGGCACGCCGCTCACGTACGCGCGCTATCTGAACAAGGCCTGGGTTGGCGGCGTTCCGCTCACCGTTGCCAACGCCATCAGCCGGCCGAGAGGTCCGAAGACACCTTGGCCGCGCTGGTACTTGGCGGGAGACACGGTGTTCCCAGGACCCGGTATGCTGTCCGCAGCCTTGAGCGGCTTTTTTGCCGCGCGCTCCATTGATCCGCGGATCGGTCAACGGGCGTACAAGATGGACGAATCACCCAGTTCGCTCGTCAGGCGCTGAGGACGCGATCGTCCATCGCGCGAGATGGGACACGTACCTTTCATACCCCAGCGAGGAGGAAGCCCTGTGGCGACGTTCCACGTCAATGCAAGGCAGGTGCAGCTTCAGCATCAGGCGAAATCCGTCGATACTGCACGGATTGAACAGGCGGTTCGGATGATTCTCGAAGCGATTGGAGAGGCGCCGGATCGAGAGGGCCTCGTCGACACGCCCGCGCGTGTCGCCCGAATGTACCAAGAAATCTTTTCGGGATTGCATCAAGACCCTCGGGACGAGTTGTCCGCTCGCTTTCACGTGGAACACGGCGAGGTCGTGCTGGTGCGGGACATCCCCTTCTATTCGATGTGCGAACACCACCTGCTCCCGTTCTTCGGAATCGCGCACATCGCATACCTCCCGCACAACCATGTGGTGACGGGCCTGTCCAAGCTGGCGCGGCTCGTCGACGTCGTGGCGAAGAAGCCGCAGGTCCAAGAGCGCATGACGAACGAGATCGCGGACGCGCTGGTGGAGGCACTCGAGGCCGAAGGCGTTCTGGTGGTCGTGGATGCCGAACACCTGTGCATGAGCATGCGCGGCATTCGCAAACCTGGGAGCCGCACAACCACCGTGGCGACCCGCGGCCGTTACCTGCATCATCCTCACGAGCGCGAGGAAGTGCTCCGGCTCATCCGTCTCGGGGGTTGACGCGCTCAAGTTCGAAACGGGGGAATCGCCATGCTCATCACGACCACGGCTCGCGACATGCTTCAGTCCATCGAGGAACACTTGGCCAGGGCGACCGCGTCCACCTCAGACTCGCAGGGCGAGATTGGGGCCATGATCCGCTATCACCTGGGGGTGCACGCGGCCCCGCCCTCTCGGCCCCTCGGGCACAGCAAGCGGGTTCGGCCGCTGCTTCTCCTCACGGCGCACGCCGCGCTCGGCGGAGACTGGCGAGCGGCCCTGCCGGCCGCCGTCGCGATTGAATACGTGCACGGATTTTCGCTGATCCACGACGACATCGAAGATCGGTCGCCTCTCCGGCGCGGGCGGGCAAGCCTGTGGGCCGTGTGGGGCGTGGACCGTGCCCTGAACGCAGGCGACGCGCTCTTCGCCCTTGCGTTTCGCGTCATGGGCGATCTCGCCGACCACTTCGACCCCCGATGGGTCGTCGAGGCCTATCAGGCCATGACGGACGCGTGCATCGCGCTGTCCGCAGGACAGGAGCTCGATCTCGCCTTCGAACAAGTTGAAAACGTCTCCATCGAACAGTATCTGGCCATGGCTGAGTTGAAGACGGGCGCCCTCTTCGGCGCGGCGCTTGAGGTTGCCGCCATTTTGGCCGGGCACCCTCCGTCCGTGCGTGACGACCTGCGAAACGCCGGGAGGAAGCTCGGTGTGCTCTTTCAGATTCTCGATGACTTCCATGACGTGTTCAGCTGTGAGGAGGATCTGGGAAAACCAACCGCGCAGGACGCCCTTCGCCGAAAGAAGACGCTTCCGGTCGTGCTCGGGCTCAGTCGCGATCGCGAATTTGCCGAGATGTGGCGGTGCCTGCGCGACAATCAGGAGATGTTGCCGCACCTGCGCGCGCGGCTTGTCACCGATTCGATTCTGGGCGAGGCCATCGCCATCGAGGAACGGGTGCGCGCCGAGCTCCAACACCGTATAGAGCGCGCGCCCTTCGTGGACGCTTGGAAGCCGGAGATACTGGAAACCATCCATCGCCTCGTGCAGCGGCGGAGGTGAACGCAGTTGGATGAACGGGTCCTTCGCTTTGTGGTGGAAGAAGGGAGCCGCGCCGCCCATGAACTGTCTGCTTCCCCCGCGACAGTCCGGACGCGCCTAGGGGATTTACCCCGCGTCGGACATATCATCCGCCAACACAGCAAGACGTTCAGTCTTGCCGCGCGGTGCCTTCCCAGGCGATCGCGCAAGGCGGTGGAAGCCTTCTACGCCTTCTGCCGATCCGCCGACGACTTCGCCGATCACCTCGGTGAAGAGGGCAAGCGACGCCTGGAAGCCTATCTCGCGGCCATTCGCGGCAGCGCGCCCGCACCGGACCCTATCCTGGCCAGTTGGCTCGCCATCGGCGATGCCATGCGTATTCCGCGCCGGTGGAGCGAGTCGCTTGTCGAGACGCTTTTGGCAGATACACAGCGCTCCGTGGTCCCTACGCTGGAGGACCTGCTTGGGTACGCGTACGGTGTCGCGTCCACCGTCGGCCTCGTCACGACGGTCATCGTCGGCTATCGGCGAACGAGTTCTCTCGAGGACGTCCTCGCGCGCGCCATCGCGCTGGGGATTGCGATGCAGTTGACCAACATCCTGCGGGATGTGGCGGAAGATCTCTCGCGGGGCCGCATCTATCTCCCCGTCGAAGATCTGCAGCGGTTTGGCGTCACGGCCGACCATCTCGCGTGCGGCCGCCTTCACGAAGGTTGGCAGCAACTCCTTCAACACTACATCGCGCTGGCGCGCCAGCTCTACGAGTACGCCATCCCTGGCATTCGCCATCTTGCGCCCGCCGCGCGCGTGCCGGTCGCCTTGGCCGCCGTGTGGTACCGGGCCATCTTGCGCGATATCGAACGCCACGGCGGAGACGTGTTCACCCGGCGAGCGCACGTACCGCTCCTCAGGAAACTCCGCATCACGTGCTCCCAAGGGTTGCCCGCCGCCTTCGGATGGAGTGTGAGGGCTCGCGCGCGCTCCACGGACTCGTCGTTCCACAGCATTCACTCGCAACAAGGAGGTGCACCATGACTGCAAAGCGCATCACGGTCATTGGTTCGGGTTTCGGCGGCCTCGCGGCTGCTGTGCGACTGCAGGCGCGTGGGTTTCAGGTGGATTTGTTCGAACGGCTCCCCGAACCCGGCGGCCGAGCGCGCACATTTCAGATGGGCGGCTACCAGTTCGATGGCGGGCCCACCGTCGTGACCGCGCCCTTTCTGTTTGAAGAGCTGTTTGAACTCGCAGGCCAGCGTTTTGACCGCGCGGTTGAGCTTCTTCCCGTCGATCCGTTCTACAAGCTATTTGGCCAGGGTGACAACGCCCTCACCTACAACGGCGATCCGGCGTTCGTCATGCCGCAAATGGAGGCCATCCACGCCCCGGATGCGCCCGGATACCTGCAATTCCTCCGAGCCTCCGAACCCTTGCTTCAGAAGGGCTTTGTCGAGCTCGGCGCTGAACCCTTTCTCCGCGCCACGGACATGGCGCGCGTCGCCCCGGATCTCGTGAGGCTTCGCGCGTACGAGTCCGTGTATCGTTTCGTCGGCAGGTACATCCAGCACCCCTTTCTCCGCCAGTGCTTCACGTTTCACCCGCTCTTTATCGGGGGTAATCCCCTCAAGGCGTCTGCCATCTACGCCATGATCCATCTCATCGAGCAGCGTTGGGGCGTTTGGTATCCCCGCGGCGGCATGCGCTCCCTCGTGGAGGCGCTCGTGGCGCTCTTCTGCGACCTCGGCGGCAGACTTCACCTAGGCACATCCGTGGATCGCATCCTCGTCTCCAATGGGCGAGTCGAGGGCGTGATCGCAGGGGGAGAGCGCGTCGAGGCGGACGCGGTCGTGTCGAACGCCGATGCCGCCACCACCTACCTCAACCTCGTTCAAGAAGTCCCCTCGTCCGTGCGGCGCGGACTGACGCGAGCGCGGTACAGCATGTCGCTTGTCGTGTGGTATTACGGCCTCGCAACGGGAGATGTTCCCGACACCTTGGCGCACCACAACATCGTGTTTGGCCCGCGCTACGAGGACCTCATCCGCGACATTTT
This window harbors:
- a CDS encoding metallophosphoesterase family protein codes for the protein MSFVRGNTDREVAERRGVEQGVRGWIADVNAWCHDQLTPDQRAFLLSQKSHVTLHVEGLGDVLFVHGSPRSDEEAIRRDTPEAEILPMVAHVCEPIIVCGHTHIQFDRMVAGKRIVNPGSVGLPSAARGACWALIGTEIELRETLYDFEHAAAEIRKSGVPMAGEFADHILNPPVAGP
- a CDS encoding IS1380 family transposase, with the translated sequence MNHLRFIIEESDEVIVTHSGMTLVGVLLDKTRIGERLNQTRLPGMGKPDISNRDVAYSYIGLLCQGKTDFDHIEAFRDDEFFMIALQVDNVPSSPTLRQRLDMVAGKSGWESILREESARLLRALDVTLHPIELGVPAERRTYIPLDIDVSPFDNSGTKKEGVSRTYKGHDGYAPIFAYLGQEGYVVNVQLREGSTHVQKGTSTFLRESIQYARQVTDLPLLVRLDAGNDSAENIAVCRSQDSRAEFIIKRNLRKESPEAWLVIAQRHGTCHEPRPGKKVYHGSLMCPVKGVSEPVRMVFEVIERTMTADGQILLVPDIEVSAYWTSLPDDPAVIIRLYHDHAVMEQFHSEIKTDLDAERLPSGKFATNNLVLHFVCVAYNLLRVIGQESLKRNDAPLRKKAERRRIRTVIQNLMTLAAKMVRHARQTKLKLGYGNRWLPAFRRLYLAFA
- a CDS encoding putative sulfate exporter family transporter, which gives rise to MKGLQPNGQTSLGKVVWARFPQFVLAFLSASLLSTWWQATSGKSFGTDFTNNLNALRTWLFTLTFLSIGLNTRFRDMRDVTGKAVAVFTCTVLANVIGWLPSGDSVVLAPGFVRPFRHVPLLDSAG
- a CDS encoding FAD-dependent oxidoreductase, whose amino-acid sequence is MAVVGAGMGGLTASLYLAQRGHEVFLLERAKYPGGTAGFYTKRGMVYPTGATLTFGLEPGGLFASILQEVGVHLPLYSVNHVMDVRLPDRNVPVVASKAEWLAALKTSFPERASQVVRFWRAVEKTAQAAYLFAKARAALPVQAREDFLHILATMAANKSMLGFGVQRL
- a CDS encoding FAD-dependent oxidoreductase, which encodes MFDAVQTTSEWAAWLPSCLALDIYRYGVWLPQGGVPALAAAMADRARTLGVHVLFSNTVTDATYSHASKQWCLRTNRGHELCVDAVVNATGTRVTAQTDEPVSGDTSASQASGAQWGAVRVDALMSGQGVQEVWFHRDDLRAPFAIQIADDACVDALHEGPCGPLYITFHPGEAAEGDSGAPTGDHAIRVTVSAHTSPHDWLNLPKAMYHERKQRYLQDMFERIDRRLPHFSEHIVACSMGTPLTYARYLNKAWVGGVPLTVANAISRPRGPKTPWPRWYLAGDTVFPGPGMLSAALSGFFAARSIDPRIGQRAYKMDESPSSLVRR
- the folE gene encoding GTP cyclohydrolase I FolE encodes the protein MATFHVNARQVQLQHQAKSVDTARIEQAVRMILEAIGEAPDREGLVDTPARVARMYQEIFSGLHQDPRDELSARFHVEHGEVVLVRDIPFYSMCEHHLLPFFGIAHIAYLPHNHVVTGLSKLARLVDVVAKKPQVQERMTNEIADALVEALEAEGVLVVVDAEHLCMSMRGIRKPGSRTTTVATRGRYLHHPHEREEVLRLIRLGG
- a CDS encoding polyprenyl synthetase family protein; this translates as MLITTTARDMLQSIEEHLARATASTSDSQGEIGAMIRYHLGVHAAPPSRPLGHSKRVRPLLLLTAHAALGGDWRAALPAAVAIEYVHGFSLIHDDIEDRSPLRRGRASLWAVWGVDRALNAGDALFALAFRVMGDLADHFDPRWVVEAYQAMTDACIALSAGQELDLAFEQVENVSIEQYLAMAELKTGALFGAALEVAAILAGHPPSVRDDLRNAGRKLGVLFQILDDFHDVFSCEEDLGKPTAQDALRRKKTLPVVLGLSRDREFAEMWRCLRDNQEMLPHLRARLVTDSILGEAIAIEERVRAELQHRIERAPFVDAWKPEILETIHRLVQRRR
- a CDS encoding phytoene/squalene synthase family protein; translated protein: MDERVLRFVVEEGSRAAHELSASPATVRTRLGDLPRVGHIIRQHSKTFSLAARCLPRRSRKAVEAFYAFCRSADDFADHLGEEGKRRLEAYLAAIRGSAPAPDPILASWLAIGDAMRIPRRWSESLVETLLADTQRSVVPTLEDLLGYAYGVASTVGLVTTVIVGYRRTSSLEDVLARAIALGIAMQLTNILRDVAEDLSRGRIYLPVEDLQRFGVTADHLACGRLHEGWQQLLQHYIALARQLYEYAIPGIRHLAPAARVPVALAAVWYRAILRDIERHGGDVFTRRAHVPLLRKLRITCSQGLPAAFGWSVRARARSTDSSFHSIHSQQGGAP
- the crtI gene encoding phytoene desaturase family protein → MTAKRITVIGSGFGGLAAAVRLQARGFQVDLFERLPEPGGRARTFQMGGYQFDGGPTVVTAPFLFEELFELAGQRFDRAVELLPVDPFYKLFGQGDNALTYNGDPAFVMPQMEAIHAPDAPGYLQFLRASEPLLQKGFVELGAEPFLRATDMARVAPDLVRLRAYESVYRFVGRYIQHPFLRQCFTFHPLFIGGNPLKASAIYAMIHLIEQRWGVWYPRGGMRSLVEALVALFCDLGGRLHLGTSVDRILVSNGRVEGVIAGGERVEADAVVSNADAATTYLNLVQEVPSSVRRGLTRARYSMSLVVWYYGLATGDVPDTLAHHNIVFGPRYEDLIRDIFERKVIADDFSLYLHVPTRTDPSAAPPGKTAMYVLVPVPNLASTIAWDEELGRLEERVLSFIEARFWPGFRRFIEVWHRIDPLYFANDLNTYLGTGFSLEPRLTQSAWFRPHNKSPFIRGLYLVGAGTHPGAGIPGVLLSAKIAEKLIVRDMREVKGRA